A region from the Salvia splendens isolate huo1 chromosome 15, SspV2, whole genome shotgun sequence genome encodes:
- the LOC121766452 gene encoding ferruginol synthase-like has protein sequence MDCLLIGVVMGVMLLGLRWFVYLQGPRKRLPPGPRPLPIIGNIHQLGKNQTETLRQLAKTYDPLMSIRIGSEYTVVASTPEMAMELLQLHGQVFSGRTFPHAMDVGGFSKFSIFFGPAGKEWRDKRKVCKEILFSERCLEESEGLRQEMLQKLVDHVGGHCDRRDVVNIHDVVFMANLNLLLTTIFSITSPDTAMELMKIMKDFFSLFAPNITDYFPILKVLDPQGMKRKAELSLGKLLAKFRDFLNHRLDHRRNNPNNKKQDLLEAIIDITQANDYNITTQDIPIYFSN, from the exons ATGGATTGCCTTTTGATTGGTGTTGTGATGGGTGTAATGTTGTTGGGTTTAAGGTGGTTTGTATACCTCCAGGGGCCACGGAAACGGCTCCCTCCGGGACCCAGACCCCTCCCGATCATCGGAAACATTCACCAACTAGGTAAAAATCAGACCGAAACACTGAGACAGCTGGCGAAAACGTACGACCCTCTGATGTCGATCCGCATAGGCAGCGAGTACACGGTGGTGGCGTCCACACCGGAGATGGCCATGgagctcctccaactccacgGTCAGGTCTTCTCCGGTCGGACCTTTCCCCATGCGATGGATGTAGGCGGGTTCAGCAAGTTCAGTATTTTCTTCGGTCCGGCCGGGAAGGAGTGGCGCGACAAGCGCAAGGTGTGCAAGGAGATTCTGTTCTCGGAGCGGTGCCTCGAAGAAAGCGAGGGCCTCCGCCAGGAGATGCTGCAGAAGCTGGTGGATCACGTCGGGGGCCACTGCGACCGAAGGGATGTGGTCAACATCCACGATGTGGTATTCATGGCCAACCTCAACCTCTTGCTCACCACCATCTTCTCTATCACCTCCCCGGACACCGCCATGGagttgatgaagattatgaaagATTTTTTCTCCTTATTTGCTCCCAATATCACCGACTACTTCCCCATTCTAAAAGTCTTGGATCCGCAGGGGATGAAGCGCAAGGCTGAGTTAAGCTTGGGTAAACTCTTGGCCAAATTCCGTGATTTTCTTAACCACAGGTTGGACCACAGAAGGAACAACCCCAACAACAAGAAGCAGGATCTGCTCGAGGCAATCATCGATATCACCCAAGCAAACGACTACAACATTACCACACAAGATATCCCTATTTACTTCTC GAATTAA
- the LOC121767076 gene encoding ferruginol synthase-like, whose translation MVEWIMTELLFNPDKLERLKREIKSAVGENGKIQEADIASLPYLQAVIKETFRYHPPGPLAVTRMSEADQEVNGYMIPKGTQIVVNTWSMAKDPSIWTDPESFEPERFLDNKLDFKGQHFQLIPFGAGRRICPGIPLATRILQMTTAVLVHNFDWKLEKDKDHPDHKEAMFRINLSKATPLRAFSFKI comes from the coding sequence ATGGTCGAGTGGATCATGACTGAGCTACTATTCAACCCGGACAAACTCGAGAGGCTAAAACGAGAGATAAAGAGCGCAGTGGGAGAGAATGGGAAAATCCAGGAGGCGGACATCGCGTCCCTCCCGTATCTGCAGGCAGTGATCAAAGAAACCTTTCGTTATCACCCGCCAGGGCCTCTTGCGGTTACCCGGATGTCAGAAGCCGATCAAGAGGTGAATGGTTATATGATTCCAAAAGGGACGCAGATAGTCGTCAATACGTGGTCAATGGCAAAAGATCCGAGCATCTGGACTGATCCGGAATCTTTTGAGCCAGAACGATTCCTTGACAACAAACTGGACTTCAAAGGCCAGCATTTCCAGCTCATACCCTTCGGGGCGGGCCGGAGAATATGCCCCGGAATACCCTTGGCAACTCGTATTCTGCAGATGACCACCGCTGTTTTGGTTCATAATTTTGACTGGAAACTTGAGAAAGACAAGGATCACCCAGACCATAAAGAAGCCATGTTTCGGATAAATTTGAGCAAAGCAACTCCACTTAGAGCTTTTTCGTTTAAAATTTAA
- the LOC121766434 gene encoding ferruginol synthase-like, translating to MDCVLIGVVMGVMLLGLRWFVYLQGPRKRLPPGPRPLPIIGNIHQLGKNQTETLRQLAKTYGPLMSIRIGSVYTVVASTPEMAMELLQRHGQVFSGRTVPHAMDVGGFSKFSIFFGPAGKEWRDKRKVCKEILFSERCLEESEGLRQKMLQKLVDHVGGHCDRMDVVNIHDVVFMANLNLLLTTIFSITSPDTAMELMKIMKDFFTLFAPNITDYFPILKVLDPQGMKRKAELSLGKLLAKFRDFLNHRLDHRRNNPNNKKQDLLEAIIDITQANDYSITTQDIPYLLLELIVGGIDSNSNMVEWIMTELLFNPDKLERLKREIKSAVGENGKIQEADIASLPYLQAVIKETFRYHPPGPLAVTRMSEADQEVNGYMIPKGTQIVVNTWSMAKDPSIWTDPESFEPERFLDNKLDFKGQHFQLIPFGAGRRICPGIPLATRILQMTTAVLVHNFDWKLEKDKDHPDHKEAMFRINLSKATPLRAFPFKI from the exons ATGGATTGCGTTTTGATTGGTGTTGTGATGGGTGTAATGTTGTTGGGTTTAAGGTGGTTTGTATACCTCCAGGGGCCACGAAAACGGCTCCCTCCGGGACCCAGACCCCTCCCGATCATCGGAAACATTCACCAACTAGGTAAAAATCAGACCGAAACACTGAGACAGCTGGCGAAAACGTACGGCCCTCTGATGTCGATCCGCATAGGCAGCGTGTACACGGTGGTGGCGTCCACACCGGAGATGGCCATGGAGCTCCTCCAACGCCACGGTCAGGTCTTCTCCGGTCGGACCGTCCCCCATGCGATGGATGTAGGCGGGTTCAGCAAGTTCAGTATTTTCTTCGGTCCGGCCGGGAAGGAGTGGCGCGACAAGCGCAAGGTGTGCAAGGAGATTCTGTTCTCGGAGCGGTGCCTCGAAGAAAGCGAGGGCCTCCGCCAGAAGATGCTGCAGAAGCTGGTGGATCACGTCGGGGGCCACTGCGACCGAATGGATGTGGTCAACATCCACGATGTGGTATTCATGGCCAATCTCAACCTCTTGCTCACCACCATCTTCTCCATCACCTCCCCGGACACCGCCATGGagttgatgaagattatgaaagATTTTTTCACCTTATTTGCTCCCAATATCACCGACTACTTCCCCATTCTAAAAGTCTTGGATCCGCAGGGGATGAAGCGCAAGGCTGAGTTAAGCTTGGGTAAACTCTTGGCCAAATTCCGTGATTTTCTTAACCACAGGTTGGACCACAGAAGGAACAACCCCAACAACAAGAAGCAGGATCTGCTCGAGGCAATCATCGATATCACCCAAGCAAACGACTACAGCATTACCACACAAGATATCCCTTATTTACTTCTC GAATTAATCGTGGGAGGAATAGACTCCAACTCGAACATGGTCGAGTGGATCATGACTGAGCTACTATTCAACCCGGACAAACTCGAGAGGCTAAAACGAGAGATAAAGAGCGCAGTGGGAGAGAATGGGAAAATCCAGGAGGCGGACATCGCGTCCCTCCCTTATCTGCAGGCAGTGATCAAAGAAACCTTTCGTTATCACCCGCCAGGGCCTCTTGCGGTTACCCGGATGTCAGAAGCCGATCAAGAGGTGAATGGTTATATGATTCCAAAAGGGACGCAGATAGTCGTCAATACGTGGTCAATGGCAAAAGATCCGAGCATCTGGACTGATCCGGAATCTTTTGAGCCAGAACGATTCCTTGACAACAAACTGGACTTCAAAGGCCAGCATTTCCAGCTCATACCCTTCGGGGCGGGCCGGAGAATATGCCCCGGAATACCCTTGGCAACTCGTATTCTGCAGATGACCACCGCTGTTTTGGTTCATAATTTTGACTGGAAACTTGAGAAAGACAAGGATCACCCGGACCATAAAGAAGCCATGTTTCGGATAAATTTGAGCAAAGCAACTCCACTTAGAGCTTTTCCGTTTAAAATTTAA